The Carboxydocella sporoproducens DSM 16521 genome contains the following window.
CTAATCAACCTCAACATGCATGACACTTGCATTCGAACTTCGCACCTCGAACTTCGAACTTCGCATCAGCGACGTTAGTTATAATATCACATCGGCAGCGTTTTTGTCAACAACAAGTTTTTATTTTTCTCGCGCCCTGCAGTGCTGTCTGCCGGGCGCTTGCTTATATTAACACAAACGAAACCATCCTGTCAACCCATTTTTTAATTTTTCCTCAAAGTATCTTTTGCTATTCACCTGGACAACTTTCTGCTTTTTTCACTATGTAATAGGCGATAGCTAGAGCTAAAATTATTAGGGTATTTATGCTGATTTCTATCAGTGTATCCAAACCATGGCTTTTGGTTAGAGACTTCTGGGCCTCAACAAAGAGGTTTTGTCTCACTGCTGAAATGATCCCAATCAGGATAAAAGAAGTAACACTAAACCTCTCTTTTTTGAAAAACTTAACTACTGTCCAGATTACTTCTTTAATAATCATAATCAGCAAGGCATTGCTAATTAACAAGAGAACATTCTTAGTTAAACTTAGTCCCGTAAAAGTATTTAAAATGATTCCTCCTACTGCAGCTATTAACATGACCGCTACAATTACATGAATAATATACTCTACCCAAATTAAAACGCGCGCTATTTTAAATGCTAAATTCATTTCAAATCACCTCCATCCACTGTTTATAAAGATATTGTAACACATCGTACTTAAATATTTAAACTATATACTTGTAAAACATTCATCTTCCCCCAAACGATTCTCCTGCCAGGATTGTTCATTTGATCATCATTCAGTGAAGTTACCCCCTTTGTTTTATCCACCCTTAACCAGCGGATGTAGCCGTTGATTTGAGCATAAGAATACCACCTTAACCAGTTTTGGCTGGGTGGTACTAACTATTTCTCTAATTGCTGCATCAGATTGATATTGCTCACAGGTCATGTAACATACCATTCATATGTTTACTAATGTGCCGTTTGGTTCTATGTATTTTACAGGATTAATAAGACAACTCAGATCAACAATCCTGGGAAGATGTGAACCTGATTGATGAGGTGTTAACGACGGGCACCAAATGGGCACCAAAAAAGGGTTCCGACATCCACGATGCCTGGAACCCTTGATTTCTCTGGAGCGGACGACGGGATTCGAACCCGCGACACTCGGCTTGGGAAGCCGATGCTCTACCAGCTGAGCTACGTCCGCATCTTCACGAAACAACCATAAGCGGCTTAGGGGCCGCTGGTACACTTTGTATATGGTGCCACGGGACGGAATCGAACCGCCGACACGAGGATTTTCAGTCCTCTGCTCTACCAACTGAGCTACCGTGGCAT
Protein-coding sequences here:
- a CDS encoding phosphate-starvation-inducible PsiE family protein, with product MNLAFKIARVLIWVEYIIHVIVAVMLIAAVGGIILNTFTGLSLTKNVLLLISNALLIMIIKEVIWTVVKFFKKERFSVTSFILIGIISAVRQNLFVEAQKSLTKSHGLDTLIEISINTLIILALAIAYYIVKKAESCPGE